The Phyllopteryx taeniolatus isolate TA_2022b chromosome 9, UOR_Ptae_1.2, whole genome shotgun sequence genome contains a region encoding:
- the hp1bp3 gene encoding heterochromatin protein 1-binding protein 3 isoform X1: MSGRVHSCFGQPPAMPIRRAAATPTQEKPLSAAAETGPEDTPVESLSAGGEQPVSSAEASGKGDAKAGDSAEPTENGEKVDEGAADKSDDGTGKKDDKCKDCVAGQCATHCYVLLLRLKDGYKYKKAKVKKVKRTIPVWASVSARKKLPVANYAGTHNRLDHLLIEAITSFNHRSGVSYQSVMKYIAKKCPEMELDKKKFHIKKAMKKQLEKGTIKQLKGKGLSGTFTIGKQTSTSKKVGSKQEALGDALPLIITRLCEPKEASYLLIKKYLEQHFPSLNIENRPEVLKSALVRAVERGQLQQITGKGASGTFQLKRTGNQVLLKGGTLEDAILAAITAMNEPKTCSTTTLRKYLLDANKDTKEYQLVANLRRTLTKCKVLGWMEQITGHGFTGTYRLCFPFYPSPTTLYPDKFNKMSTKPSSRSRRRAASDEEEEESEEEEESEEEEEEEEEEEEVPVRKRSPKRPPPRVRHPPTAKKAGRGRGRSVAKTSPAKKAPAKSATRPKASPSKAATPVKRRAPAKRPKTPAVKRLNKRGSKRPATPEESPEEEEPESEEEPVPPKKQVAAKRSKPTSPAKRPAKKGGAKQSKQEEATPAEPETKKPSGRGASKRPGAESTLEEPEAKKPSGRGASRRSGADVSHRPPAKKAAPGGKRSARKSKKGKN, translated from the exons ATGAGCGGGAGAGTGCACTCTTGTTTTG GTCAACCTCCTGCGATGCCGATTCGCCGAGCAGCAGCAACTCCAACCCAGGAGAAGCCCCTCTCGGCCGCAGCAGAGACAG GGCCAGAAGACACTCCCGTGGAGTCTCTGTCCGCTGGAGGGGAGCAGCCCGTGTCCTCCGCAGAGGCCTCCGGCAAGGGCGACGCAAAGGCGGGCGACTCGGCCGAGCCGACGGAGAATGGCGAGAAGGTGGATGAAGGGGCCGCCGACAAGTCTGATGACGGGACAGGGAAAAAAGA TGACAAATGCAAGGACTGCGTGGCTGGCCAGTGCGCAACACACTGCTATGTTCTCCTACTAAG GCTGAAAGATGGCTACAAGTACAAGAAAGCCAAAGTCAAGAAGGTGAAGAGGACTATACCGGTGTGGGCCAGTGTTAGCGCCAGAAAGAAGCTTCCTGTCGCCAACTACGCCGGCACGCACAATAGACTGGACCATCTCCTCATCGAAGCCATCACG TCTTTTAATCACAGGTCTGGAGTTTCCTACCAGTCGGTCATGAAGTACATTGCCAAAAAGTGCCCCGAGATGGAGCTGGACAAGAAGAAGTTTCACATCAAGAAGGCGATGAAGAAGCAACTGGAGAAGGGCACCATCAAGCAG CTGAAGGGCAAAGGCCTCTCGGGAACTTTCACCATTGGGAAGCAGACCTCCACTTCCAAA AAGGTCGGCTCTAAGCAGGAGGCTCTGGGAGACGCTCTGCCGCTCATCATCACGCGTTTGTGCGAGCCCAAAGAGGCGTCATACCTGCTGATTAAGAAGTACCTGGAGCAGCACTTCCCCAGCCTTAACATCGAGAACAG GCCAGAAGTCCTGAAGTCGGCCCTCGTGAGGGCAGTGGAACGAGGACAACTACAGCAGATCACCGGGAAGGGAGCTTCCGGAACATTCCAG CTGAAGCGTACTGGCAACCAGGTGCTGCTGAAGGGTGGCACCTTGGAGGACGCCATCTTGGCTGCCATCACAGCCATGAACGAGCCCAAGACGTGCAGCACCACAACTCTGCGCAAGTACCTGCTTGACGCCAACAAGGACACCAAGGAGTACCAGCTCG TGGCCAATCTGAGGAGGACCCTGACCAAGTGTAAAGTCCTCGGCTGGATGGAGCAGATCACCGGTCACGGTTTCACGGGGACCTACCGGCTCTGCTTCCCGTTCTACCCCAG CCCAACGACTCTGTACCCGGACAAGTTCAACAAGATGTCTACCAAGCCGTCCTCCAGGTCCAGGCGGAGAGCTGCAtctgacgaggaggaggaggagtccgaggaggaggaggagtccgaggaggaggaggaagaggaggaggaagaggaagaagttcCCGTGCGGAAAAG GTCCCCGAAGAGACCCCCTCCCAGGGTCCGCCATCCGCCGACTGCCAAGAAGGCCGGCAGAGGCCGAGGACGCTCTGTGGCCAAAACGTCTCCCGCCAAGAAAGCGCCGGCCAAGAGCGCGACTAGACCCAAGGCGTCGCCTTCTAAAGCCGCCACGCCCGTCAAGAGGCGAGCGCCGGCTAAGAGGCCGAAGACACCCGCTGTCAAACGTCTGAACAAACGCGGCTCCAAGCGACCCGCCACCCCGGAAGAATCCCCTGAGGAGGAGGAACCCGAATCAGAAGAGGAGCCCGTGCCCCCGAAAAAGCAGGTAGCTGCCAAGCGCTCCAAGCCCACGTCGCCGGCCAAGCGGCCCGCCAAAAAAGGCGGCGCCAAGCAGTCCAAGCAGGAAGAGGCCACCCCAGCGGAGCCCGAGACCAAGAAGCCGTCGGGCAGAGGTGCGTCCAAGCGCCCCGGGGCCGAGTCCACCCTCGAGGAGCCCGAGGCCAAGAAGCCGTCGGGCAGAGGTGCTTCTCGGCGCTCCGGGGCCGATGTGAGCCACCGGCCCCCTGCCAAGAAAGCGGCACCCGGTGGCAAGCGGTCCGCCAGGAAGTCCAAGAAAGGGAAGAACTGA
- the hp1bp3 gene encoding heterochromatin protein 1-binding protein 3 isoform X3: MSGRVHSCFGQPPAMPIRRAAATPTQEKPLSAAAETGPEDTPVESLSAGGEQPVSSAEASGKGDAKAGDSAEPTENGEKVDEGAADKSDDGTGKKELKDGYKYKKAKVKKVKRTIPVWASVSARKKLPVANYAGTHNRLDHLLIEAITSFNHRSGVSYQSVMKYIAKKCPEMELDKKKFHIKKAMKKQLEKGTIKQLKGKGLSGTFTIGKQTSTSKKVGSKQEALGDALPLIITRLCEPKEASYLLIKKYLEQHFPSLNIENRPEVLKSALVRAVERGQLQQITGKGASGTFQLKRTGNQVLLKGGTLEDAILAAITAMNEPKTCSTTTLRKYLLDANKDTKEYQLVANLRRTLTKCKVLGWMEQITGHGFTGTYRLCFPFYPSPTTLYPDKFNKMSTKPSSRSRRRAASDEEEEESEEEEESEEEEEEEEEEEEVPVRKRSPKRPPPRVRHPPTAKKAGRGRGRSVAKTSPAKKAPAKSATRPKASPSKAATPVKRRAPAKRPKTPAVKRLNKRGSKRPATPEESPEEEEPESEEEPVPPKKQVAAKRSKPTSPAKRPAKKGGAKQSKQEEATPAEPETKKPSGRGASKRPGAESTLEEPEAKKPSGRGASRRSGADVSHRPPAKKAAPGGKRSARKSKKGKN; this comes from the exons ATGAGCGGGAGAGTGCACTCTTGTTTTG GTCAACCTCCTGCGATGCCGATTCGCCGAGCAGCAGCAACTCCAACCCAGGAGAAGCCCCTCTCGGCCGCAGCAGAGACAG GGCCAGAAGACACTCCCGTGGAGTCTCTGTCCGCTGGAGGGGAGCAGCCCGTGTCCTCCGCAGAGGCCTCCGGCAAGGGCGACGCAAAGGCGGGCGACTCGGCCGAGCCGACGGAGAATGGCGAGAAGGTGGATGAAGGGGCCGCCGACAAGTCTGATGACGGGACAGGGAAAAAAGA GCTGAAAGATGGCTACAAGTACAAGAAAGCCAAAGTCAAGAAGGTGAAGAGGACTATACCGGTGTGGGCCAGTGTTAGCGCCAGAAAGAAGCTTCCTGTCGCCAACTACGCCGGCACGCACAATAGACTGGACCATCTCCTCATCGAAGCCATCACG TCTTTTAATCACAGGTCTGGAGTTTCCTACCAGTCGGTCATGAAGTACATTGCCAAAAAGTGCCCCGAGATGGAGCTGGACAAGAAGAAGTTTCACATCAAGAAGGCGATGAAGAAGCAACTGGAGAAGGGCACCATCAAGCAG CTGAAGGGCAAAGGCCTCTCGGGAACTTTCACCATTGGGAAGCAGACCTCCACTTCCAAA AAGGTCGGCTCTAAGCAGGAGGCTCTGGGAGACGCTCTGCCGCTCATCATCACGCGTTTGTGCGAGCCCAAAGAGGCGTCATACCTGCTGATTAAGAAGTACCTGGAGCAGCACTTCCCCAGCCTTAACATCGAGAACAG GCCAGAAGTCCTGAAGTCGGCCCTCGTGAGGGCAGTGGAACGAGGACAACTACAGCAGATCACCGGGAAGGGAGCTTCCGGAACATTCCAG CTGAAGCGTACTGGCAACCAGGTGCTGCTGAAGGGTGGCACCTTGGAGGACGCCATCTTGGCTGCCATCACAGCCATGAACGAGCCCAAGACGTGCAGCACCACAACTCTGCGCAAGTACCTGCTTGACGCCAACAAGGACACCAAGGAGTACCAGCTCG TGGCCAATCTGAGGAGGACCCTGACCAAGTGTAAAGTCCTCGGCTGGATGGAGCAGATCACCGGTCACGGTTTCACGGGGACCTACCGGCTCTGCTTCCCGTTCTACCCCAG CCCAACGACTCTGTACCCGGACAAGTTCAACAAGATGTCTACCAAGCCGTCCTCCAGGTCCAGGCGGAGAGCTGCAtctgacgaggaggaggaggagtccgaggaggaggaggagtccgaggaggaggaggaagaggaggaggaagaggaagaagttcCCGTGCGGAAAAG GTCCCCGAAGAGACCCCCTCCCAGGGTCCGCCATCCGCCGACTGCCAAGAAGGCCGGCAGAGGCCGAGGACGCTCTGTGGCCAAAACGTCTCCCGCCAAGAAAGCGCCGGCCAAGAGCGCGACTAGACCCAAGGCGTCGCCTTCTAAAGCCGCCACGCCCGTCAAGAGGCGAGCGCCGGCTAAGAGGCCGAAGACACCCGCTGTCAAACGTCTGAACAAACGCGGCTCCAAGCGACCCGCCACCCCGGAAGAATCCCCTGAGGAGGAGGAACCCGAATCAGAAGAGGAGCCCGTGCCCCCGAAAAAGCAGGTAGCTGCCAAGCGCTCCAAGCCCACGTCGCCGGCCAAGCGGCCCGCCAAAAAAGGCGGCGCCAAGCAGTCCAAGCAGGAAGAGGCCACCCCAGCGGAGCCCGAGACCAAGAAGCCGTCGGGCAGAGGTGCGTCCAAGCGCCCCGGGGCCGAGTCCACCCTCGAGGAGCCCGAGGCCAAGAAGCCGTCGGGCAGAGGTGCTTCTCGGCGCTCCGGGGCCGATGTGAGCCACCGGCCCCCTGCCAAGAAAGCGGCACCCGGTGGCAAGCGGTCCGCCAGGAAGTCCAAGAAAGGGAAGAACTGA
- the hp1bp3 gene encoding heterochromatin protein 1-binding protein 3 isoform X2 translates to MPIRRAAATPTQEKPLSAAAETGPEDTPVESLSAGGEQPVSSAEASGKGDAKAGDSAEPTENGEKVDEGAADKSDDGTGKKDDKCKDCVAGQCATHCYVLLLRLKDGYKYKKAKVKKVKRTIPVWASVSARKKLPVANYAGTHNRLDHLLIEAITSFNHRSGVSYQSVMKYIAKKCPEMELDKKKFHIKKAMKKQLEKGTIKQLKGKGLSGTFTIGKQTSTSKKVGSKQEALGDALPLIITRLCEPKEASYLLIKKYLEQHFPSLNIENRPEVLKSALVRAVERGQLQQITGKGASGTFQLKRTGNQVLLKGGTLEDAILAAITAMNEPKTCSTTTLRKYLLDANKDTKEYQLVANLRRTLTKCKVLGWMEQITGHGFTGTYRLCFPFYPSPTTLYPDKFNKMSTKPSSRSRRRAASDEEEEESEEEEESEEEEEEEEEEEEVPVRKRSPKRPPPRVRHPPTAKKAGRGRGRSVAKTSPAKKAPAKSATRPKASPSKAATPVKRRAPAKRPKTPAVKRLNKRGSKRPATPEESPEEEEPESEEEPVPPKKQVAAKRSKPTSPAKRPAKKGGAKQSKQEEATPAEPETKKPSGRGASKRPGAESTLEEPEAKKPSGRGASRRSGADVSHRPPAKKAAPGGKRSARKSKKGKN, encoded by the exons ATGCCGATTCGCCGAGCAGCAGCAACTCCAACCCAGGAGAAGCCCCTCTCGGCCGCAGCAGAGACAG GGCCAGAAGACACTCCCGTGGAGTCTCTGTCCGCTGGAGGGGAGCAGCCCGTGTCCTCCGCAGAGGCCTCCGGCAAGGGCGACGCAAAGGCGGGCGACTCGGCCGAGCCGACGGAGAATGGCGAGAAGGTGGATGAAGGGGCCGCCGACAAGTCTGATGACGGGACAGGGAAAAAAGA TGACAAATGCAAGGACTGCGTGGCTGGCCAGTGCGCAACACACTGCTATGTTCTCCTACTAAG GCTGAAAGATGGCTACAAGTACAAGAAAGCCAAAGTCAAGAAGGTGAAGAGGACTATACCGGTGTGGGCCAGTGTTAGCGCCAGAAAGAAGCTTCCTGTCGCCAACTACGCCGGCACGCACAATAGACTGGACCATCTCCTCATCGAAGCCATCACG TCTTTTAATCACAGGTCTGGAGTTTCCTACCAGTCGGTCATGAAGTACATTGCCAAAAAGTGCCCCGAGATGGAGCTGGACAAGAAGAAGTTTCACATCAAGAAGGCGATGAAGAAGCAACTGGAGAAGGGCACCATCAAGCAG CTGAAGGGCAAAGGCCTCTCGGGAACTTTCACCATTGGGAAGCAGACCTCCACTTCCAAA AAGGTCGGCTCTAAGCAGGAGGCTCTGGGAGACGCTCTGCCGCTCATCATCACGCGTTTGTGCGAGCCCAAAGAGGCGTCATACCTGCTGATTAAGAAGTACCTGGAGCAGCACTTCCCCAGCCTTAACATCGAGAACAG GCCAGAAGTCCTGAAGTCGGCCCTCGTGAGGGCAGTGGAACGAGGACAACTACAGCAGATCACCGGGAAGGGAGCTTCCGGAACATTCCAG CTGAAGCGTACTGGCAACCAGGTGCTGCTGAAGGGTGGCACCTTGGAGGACGCCATCTTGGCTGCCATCACAGCCATGAACGAGCCCAAGACGTGCAGCACCACAACTCTGCGCAAGTACCTGCTTGACGCCAACAAGGACACCAAGGAGTACCAGCTCG TGGCCAATCTGAGGAGGACCCTGACCAAGTGTAAAGTCCTCGGCTGGATGGAGCAGATCACCGGTCACGGTTTCACGGGGACCTACCGGCTCTGCTTCCCGTTCTACCCCAG CCCAACGACTCTGTACCCGGACAAGTTCAACAAGATGTCTACCAAGCCGTCCTCCAGGTCCAGGCGGAGAGCTGCAtctgacgaggaggaggaggagtccgaggaggaggaggagtccgaggaggaggaggaagaggaggaggaagaggaagaagttcCCGTGCGGAAAAG GTCCCCGAAGAGACCCCCTCCCAGGGTCCGCCATCCGCCGACTGCCAAGAAGGCCGGCAGAGGCCGAGGACGCTCTGTGGCCAAAACGTCTCCCGCCAAGAAAGCGCCGGCCAAGAGCGCGACTAGACCCAAGGCGTCGCCTTCTAAAGCCGCCACGCCCGTCAAGAGGCGAGCGCCGGCTAAGAGGCCGAAGACACCCGCTGTCAAACGTCTGAACAAACGCGGCTCCAAGCGACCCGCCACCCCGGAAGAATCCCCTGAGGAGGAGGAACCCGAATCAGAAGAGGAGCCCGTGCCCCCGAAAAAGCAGGTAGCTGCCAAGCGCTCCAAGCCCACGTCGCCGGCCAAGCGGCCCGCCAAAAAAGGCGGCGCCAAGCAGTCCAAGCAGGAAGAGGCCACCCCAGCGGAGCCCGAGACCAAGAAGCCGTCGGGCAGAGGTGCGTCCAAGCGCCCCGGGGCCGAGTCCACCCTCGAGGAGCCCGAGGCCAAGAAGCCGTCGGGCAGAGGTGCTTCTCGGCGCTCCGGGGCCGATGTGAGCCACCGGCCCCCTGCCAAGAAAGCGGCACCCGGTGGCAAGCGGTCCGCCAGGAAGTCCAAGAAAGGGAAGAACTGA
- the sh2d5 gene encoding SH2 domain-containing protein 5 isoform X3 — protein MGEAAVREDGAVIRSAEYVGSFPVDDSCLDDQMEQLHRNLKGLKTCKKRRPVSLKFSSKGVKMYDEDEMTLLMAHALRRVSLSTARPSDAQFAFVSHNPGSADAQLYCHVFRARHARAKRDKFSDEQQLGSQDEVFPSSSPSLVRKKAIRNKVLRSGAYRSFTFTPLKQRHVQEHLSASQEKDPDKTQARRSRAPSLAETEEALAQAVWCWAGIATDSSYSLLADDVLGSYLLCPHPKKPKSGSLIIRFPSGLVTHLIENTRKGNFLLEKCKTEFSSLAELIEHYTENQDGLPCRLSCARVNHCYEWEEEDSTDPKAQELHKSRMQRIVKGIGMKFGH, from the exons ATGGGCGAAGCAGCAGTAAGAGAGGATGGGGCGGTGATACGATCAGCTGAG TACGTAGGCTCGTTTCCGGTGGACGACAGCTGCCTGGATGACCAGATGGAGCAACTGCACAGGAACTTAAAGGGCCTGAAA ACATGCAAGAAGAGGAGGCCCGTATCCCTAAAGTTCTCCAGCAAAGGTGTGAAAATGTACGACGAGGACGAAATG ACCCTCCTGATGGCCCACGCCCTGCGCAGAGTGTCGCTCTCCACCGCTCGGCCCAGCGACGCCCAGTTCGCCTTTGTCTCCCACAACCCGGGCAGCGCCGACGCCCAGCTGTACTGTCACGTTTTTCGAGCCAGACACGCCAGAGCT AAACGAGACAAGTTCTCCGACGAGCAGCAGCTCGGCAGCCAAGACGAGGTCTTCCCATCCTCCTCCCCGTCTCTGGTGCGCAAGAAAGCCATCCGCAACAAAGTGCTGCGCTCTGGGGCGTACCGCTCCTTCACGTTCACGCCGCTTAAGCAGCGCCACGTCCAGGAGCACCTCAGCGCATCACAAG AAAAGGACCCAGACAAAACCCAAGCAAGACGATCCCGGGCGCCGAGCTTGGCCGAAACTGAGGAAGCGCTCGCTCAGGCTGTGTGGTGTTGGGCCGGTATCGCAAC TGACAGCAGCTACTCCCTCCTAGCTGATGACGTTTTGGGATCCTACCTCCTGTGCCCTCACCCCAAGAAACCCAAAAGTGGATCCCTCATCATTCGCTTCCCGTCCGGCCTCGTCACCCACCTCATTGAAAACACGCGTAAAGGGAATTTCCTGTTGGAG AAATGCAAAACCGAATTCAGTTCCCTCGCGGAGCTGATTGAACATTACACGGAGAACCAGGATGGACTGCCGTGCCGACTGAGCTGCGCCCGCGTCAACCATTGCTACGAGTGGGAGGAGGAAGACTCCACAGATCCCAAGGCCCAGGAGCTGCACAAAAGCAGAATGCAGAGGATAGT
- the sh2d5 gene encoding SH2 domain-containing protein 5 isoform X2, translating into MGEAAVREDGAVIRSAEYVGSFPVDDSCLDDQMEQLHRNLKGLKTCKKRRPVSLKFSSKGVKMYDEDEMTLLMAHALRRVSLSTARPSDAQFAFVSHNPGSADAQLYCHVFRARHARALSYLEKHPDEAQEVSSGSAPRRNPSLLNHGFPLSVSALVSFRRAPFRGLMFGSKKRDKFSDEQQLGSQDEVFPSSSPSLVRKKAIRNKVLRSGAYRSFTFTPLKQRHVQEHLSASQEKDPDKTQARRSRAPSLAETEEALAQAVWCWAGIATDSSYSLLADDVLGSYLLCPHPKKPKSGSLIIRFPSGLVTHLIENTRKGNFLLEKCKTEFSSLAELIEHYTENQDGLPCRLSCARVNHCYEWEEEDSTDPKAQELHKSRMQRIVKGIGMKFGH; encoded by the exons ATGGGCGAAGCAGCAGTAAGAGAGGATGGGGCGGTGATACGATCAGCTGAG TACGTAGGCTCGTTTCCGGTGGACGACAGCTGCCTGGATGACCAGATGGAGCAACTGCACAGGAACTTAAAGGGCCTGAAA ACATGCAAGAAGAGGAGGCCCGTATCCCTAAAGTTCTCCAGCAAAGGTGTGAAAATGTACGACGAGGACGAAATG ACCCTCCTGATGGCCCACGCCCTGCGCAGAGTGTCGCTCTCCACCGCTCGGCCCAGCGACGCCCAGTTCGCCTTTGTCTCCCACAACCCGGGCAGCGCCGACGCCCAGCTGTACTGTCACGTTTTTCGAGCCAGACACGCCAGAGCT CTATCTTACTTGGAGAAGCATCCAGACGAAGCTCAGGAAGTTTCTTCTGGCTCTGCGCCTCGACGTAACCCGTCGCTTCTCAACCACGGCTTCCCGCTCAGTGTTAGCGCACTGGTGTCCTTCCGAAGAGCCCCCTTTCGGGGGTTGATGTTCGGGTCTAAG AAACGAGACAAGTTCTCCGACGAGCAGCAGCTCGGCAGCCAAGACGAGGTCTTCCCATCCTCCTCCCCGTCTCTGGTGCGCAAGAAAGCCATCCGCAACAAAGTGCTGCGCTCTGGGGCGTACCGCTCCTTCACGTTCACGCCGCTTAAGCAGCGCCACGTCCAGGAGCACCTCAGCGCATCACAAG AAAAGGACCCAGACAAAACCCAAGCAAGACGATCCCGGGCGCCGAGCTTGGCCGAAACTGAGGAAGCGCTCGCTCAGGCTGTGTGGTGTTGGGCCGGTATCGCAAC TGACAGCAGCTACTCCCTCCTAGCTGATGACGTTTTGGGATCCTACCTCCTGTGCCCTCACCCCAAGAAACCCAAAAGTGGATCCCTCATCATTCGCTTCCCGTCCGGCCTCGTCACCCACCTCATTGAAAACACGCGTAAAGGGAATTTCCTGTTGGAG AAATGCAAAACCGAATTCAGTTCCCTCGCGGAGCTGATTGAACATTACACGGAGAACCAGGATGGACTGCCGTGCCGACTGAGCTGCGCCCGCGTCAACCATTGCTACGAGTGGGAGGAGGAAGACTCCACAGATCCCAAGGCCCAGGAGCTGCACAAAAGCAGAATGCAGAGGATAGT
- the sh2d5 gene encoding SH2 domain-containing protein 5 isoform X1 — protein MGEAAVREDGAVIRSAEYVGSFPVDDSCLDDQMEQLHRNLKGLKTCKKRRPVSLKFSSKGVKMYDEDEMTLLMAHALRRVSLSTARPSDAQFAFVSHNPGSADAQLYCHVFRARHARAAQFLNLLLCRCFQLSYLEKHPDEAQEVSSGSAPRRNPSLLNHGFPLSVSALVSFRRAPFRGLMFGSKKRDKFSDEQQLGSQDEVFPSSSPSLVRKKAIRNKVLRSGAYRSFTFTPLKQRHVQEHLSASQEKDPDKTQARRSRAPSLAETEEALAQAVWCWAGIATDSSYSLLADDVLGSYLLCPHPKKPKSGSLIIRFPSGLVTHLIENTRKGNFLLEKCKTEFSSLAELIEHYTENQDGLPCRLSCARVNHCYEWEEEDSTDPKAQELHKSRMQRIVKGIGMKFGH, from the exons ATGGGCGAAGCAGCAGTAAGAGAGGATGGGGCGGTGATACGATCAGCTGAG TACGTAGGCTCGTTTCCGGTGGACGACAGCTGCCTGGATGACCAGATGGAGCAACTGCACAGGAACTTAAAGGGCCTGAAA ACATGCAAGAAGAGGAGGCCCGTATCCCTAAAGTTCTCCAGCAAAGGTGTGAAAATGTACGACGAGGACGAAATG ACCCTCCTGATGGCCCACGCCCTGCGCAGAGTGTCGCTCTCCACCGCTCGGCCCAGCGACGCCCAGTTCGCCTTTGTCTCCCACAACCCGGGCAGCGCCGACGCCCAGCTGTACTGTCACGTTTTTCGAGCCAGACACGCCAGAGCT GCCCAGTTCCTGAACCTTCTGCTGTGCCGCTGTTTCCAGCTATCTTACTTGGAGAAGCATCCAGACGAAGCTCAGGAAGTTTCTTCTGGCTCTGCGCCTCGACGTAACCCGTCGCTTCTCAACCACGGCTTCCCGCTCAGTGTTAGCGCACTGGTGTCCTTCCGAAGAGCCCCCTTTCGGGGGTTGATGTTCGGGTCTAAG AAACGAGACAAGTTCTCCGACGAGCAGCAGCTCGGCAGCCAAGACGAGGTCTTCCCATCCTCCTCCCCGTCTCTGGTGCGCAAGAAAGCCATCCGCAACAAAGTGCTGCGCTCTGGGGCGTACCGCTCCTTCACGTTCACGCCGCTTAAGCAGCGCCACGTCCAGGAGCACCTCAGCGCATCACAAG AAAAGGACCCAGACAAAACCCAAGCAAGACGATCCCGGGCGCCGAGCTTGGCCGAAACTGAGGAAGCGCTCGCTCAGGCTGTGTGGTGTTGGGCCGGTATCGCAAC TGACAGCAGCTACTCCCTCCTAGCTGATGACGTTTTGGGATCCTACCTCCTGTGCCCTCACCCCAAGAAACCCAAAAGTGGATCCCTCATCATTCGCTTCCCGTCCGGCCTCGTCACCCACCTCATTGAAAACACGCGTAAAGGGAATTTCCTGTTGGAG AAATGCAAAACCGAATTCAGTTCCCTCGCGGAGCTGATTGAACATTACACGGAGAACCAGGATGGACTGCCGTGCCGACTGAGCTGCGCCCGCGTCAACCATTGCTACGAGTGGGAGGAGGAAGACTCCACAGATCCCAAGGCCCAGGAGCTGCACAAAAGCAGAATGCAGAGGATAGT